A stretch of the Clostridium fungisolvens genome encodes the following:
- the rho gene encoding transcription termination factor Rho codes for MTAEFYEKKTLTELKELAKDLGIKNISKKKKNELIEEIVKSSPNVIKKDGVELREKIAPKSTDVEKEVKTVDRPAERTEEIKAVTEKVEEQQENASEEKVGEKKERLKEMINTSNSARGILEIMETNNFGFLRCRNYLTSDQDIYVSPSQIRRFNLRTGDEIEGKVREAKEGEKFKALLYVERVNGERPETAIGRKYFENLTPIYPNERLRLETNDEKDLSSRLMDLVSPIGKGQRGIIVAPPKAGKTTLLKKIAQNISRNYPSVTLMVLLIDERPEEVTDMQRSIHGEVIYSTFDEEPINHTRVAQLVLDRAKRMVEHGKDVVILLDSLTRLSRAYNLTITPTGRTLSGGLDPGALIMPKKFFGAARKIEEGGSLTILATALVDTGSRMDDMIFEEFKGTGNMEVHLDRKLQERRIFPAIDIYKSGTRKEDLLLNDDEKEAAYAIRKVMYREGNVESITEKLIALLSKTKNNKEFLNMFDKSILDNNSR; via the coding sequence TTGACAGCAGAATTTTACGAAAAGAAAACCTTAACTGAGCTAAAAGAATTAGCTAAAGATTTAGGGATAAAGAATATTTCAAAAAAGAAAAAAAATGAACTTATTGAAGAAATAGTAAAGAGTTCTCCTAATGTTATAAAAAAAGATGGGGTTGAACTAAGAGAAAAAATTGCTCCTAAGTCAACCGATGTGGAAAAAGAAGTAAAAACAGTTGACAGACCTGCAGAAAGAACAGAAGAAATAAAAGCTGTTACTGAAAAGGTAGAAGAGCAGCAAGAGAATGCAAGTGAAGAAAAGGTTGGAGAAAAGAAAGAACGATTAAAGGAAATGATAAATACCTCTAATTCAGCTAGAGGAATATTAGAAATAATGGAGACAAACAATTTTGGATTCTTAAGATGTAGAAATTATTTGACTTCAGATCAAGATATATATGTATCACCATCTCAAATAAGAAGATTTAACTTGAGAACTGGGGATGAAATTGAAGGTAAAGTAAGAGAAGCAAAAGAAGGCGAAAAGTTTAAAGCTTTATTATATGTAGAAAGAGTTAATGGAGAGAGACCGGAGACTGCTATTGGGAGAAAATACTTTGAAAACTTGACGCCTATTTATCCAAATGAGAGATTAAGACTAGAGACTAATGATGAAAAAGACTTATCATCAAGACTTATGGATCTTGTATCGCCTATTGGTAAAGGACAAAGAGGTATAATAGTTGCTCCACCGAAGGCTGGTAAAACAACTTTGCTTAAAAAGATAGCACAGAACATATCTAGAAATTATCCAAGTGTTACATTGATGGTTTTATTAATAGATGAGCGTCCGGAAGAAGTTACAGATATGCAAAGAAGTATACATGGCGAGGTAATATACTCAACATTTGATGAAGAACCAATAAATCATACTAGAGTGGCTCAATTGGTTTTAGATAGAGCAAAGAGAATGGTTGAACACGGCAAAGATGTAGTTATTTTGCTAGATAGCTTAACTAGATTATCTAGAGCCTATAACTTAACAATAACGCCAACAGGAAGAACTCTTTCAGGTGGATTAGATCCAGGAGCTCTTATAATGCCTAAGAAATTCTTTGGTGCAGCGAGAAAGATAGAGGAAGGCGGAAGTCTTACAATACTTGCAACTGCTCTTGTTGATACAGGAAGCAGAATGGATGATATGATTTTTGAAGAATTTAAGGGAACTGGAAATATGGAAGTTCACTTAGATAGAAAACTTCAAGAAAGAAGAATATTCCCGGCTATTGATATCTATAAGTCTGGAACAAGAAAAGAAGATCTACTTCTTAACGATGATGAAAAAGAAGCAGCATATGCTATAAGAAAAGTAATGTATAGAGAAGGTAATGTTGAAAGTATAACTGAAAAATTGATTGCTTTACTTTCTAAAACTAAAAATAATAAAGAATTCTTAAATATGTTTGATAAAAGTATTTTAGATAACAATTCAAGGTAA
- a CDS encoding CTP synthase, translating into MSKRTTKYVFVTGGVVSSLGKGITAASLGRLLKNRGMKVSIQKFDPYLNVDPGTMSPYQHGEVFVTDDGAETDLDLGHYERFIDENLTKNSNVTTGKVYWSVISKERKGEYLGGTVQVIPHITNELKNRVYRVAKEKDVDVVITEIGGTVGDIESLPFLEAIRQIKYEVGRENVCFIHVTLVPYLGKAGELKTKPTQHSVKELTGIGIQPDIIVCRAEKPLSDDIKNKIGLFCNIDGRSVIQNLDAEDLYEVPLMLHNEGLDKLVVEKLNLGCCDIDNTQWSQMVDRIKSLSKVTKIALVGKYVELHDAYISVVEALNHGGLHNDSKVEIEWINAVDVTADNVDDLLSGVDGVLVPGGFGDRGIEGKIEAIRWARENKKPFLGICLGMQCAVIEFARNVLGYTGANSSEIDPETNYPVIDLMPEQKDVEDLGGTMRLGLYPCKLEEDSFSKVAYSDSLIYERHRHRYEFNNEFRSSIADAGMRIAGTSPDGRLVEVVEIADHPWFVAVQYHPELKSRPNRPHPLFKDFIGAAIANK; encoded by the coding sequence ATGAGCAAGAGAACCACAAAGTATGTATTTGTCACAGGGGGAGTAGTTTCATCTTTAGGTAAGGGAATCACTGCTGCGTCTTTAGGAAGATTGCTTAAGAATAGAGGAATGAAAGTCTCAATACAAAAGTTTGATCCGTATCTAAATGTGGATCCAGGTACTATGAGTCCATATCAACATGGAGAAGTATTCGTAACAGATGATGGGGCTGAAACAGATCTTGATCTAGGACATTATGAAAGATTTATCGATGAAAATTTGACTAAAAACTCAAATGTAACTACAGGAAAAGTATACTGGTCTGTTATTTCTAAGGAAAGAAAAGGCGAATACTTAGGTGGAACAGTTCAAGTAATTCCTCATATAACTAACGAATTAAAGAACCGTGTTTATAGAGTAGCTAAAGAAAAGGATGTAGATGTAGTTATAACTGAAATTGGCGGAACTGTTGGGGATATTGAATCACTTCCATTCTTAGAAGCTATAAGACAAATTAAGTATGAAGTAGGTAGAGAAAATGTATGCTTTATACATGTTACCCTAGTGCCATACTTAGGAAAAGCAGGAGAATTAAAGACTAAACCTACTCAGCACTCAGTAAAGGAATTAACAGGGATTGGTATACAACCAGATATTATTGTTTGTAGAGCAGAGAAACCTTTATCAGATGATATTAAGAACAAGATAGGTTTATTCTGTAATATAGACGGAAGATCAGTAATACAAAATCTTGATGCAGAAGATTTATATGAAGTACCACTTATGTTACATAATGAAGGTTTAGATAAGCTAGTAGTTGAAAAGTTAAATTTAGGATGTTGTGATATCGATAATACACAATGGTCTCAAATGGTAGATAGAATAAAGAGTCTTTCTAAGGTGACTAAGATAGCTTTAGTTGGTAAGTATGTAGAACTTCATGACGCATATATTTCCGTAGTTGAGGCTTTAAATCACGGTGGATTACATAATGATTCTAAGGTTGAAATAGAATGGATAAATGCAGTCGATGTTACTGCAGATAACGTAGATGATTTACTTTCAGGTGTTGATGGTGTTTTAGTACCAGGAGGTTTCGGAGATAGAGGAATAGAGGGCAAGATAGAAGCTATTAGATGGGCGAGAGAAAACAAAAAGCCATTCCTTGGTATATGTTTAGGTATGCAATGTGCTGTTATTGAGTTTGCTAGAAATGTTCTTGGATATACTGGAGCTAATTCATCAGAAATTGATCCAGAAACTAATTATCCAGTGATTGATCTAATGCCAGAACAAAAAGATGTAGAAGATCTTGGTGGAACTATGAGACTTGGATTATATCCATGTAAATTAGAAGAAGATTCTTTCTCAAAGGTAGCTTATTCAGATAGTCTAATATATGAGAGACATAGACATAGATATGAATTCAACAATGAGTTTAGAAGTTCAATAGCAGATGCTGGAATGAGAATAGCTGGAACATCTCCAGATGGAAGATTAGTAGAAGTGGTGGAAATAGCAGACCATCCTTGGTTTGTAGCTGTTCAATATCACCCAGAGTTAAAATCAAGACCTAATAGACCACATCCACTATTTAAAGACTTTATAGGTGCTGCTATAGCTAATAAATAA
- a CDS encoding ribose-5-phosphate isomerase, which yields MYDRYYKIIELLCQYHGIDINEHKDFLKSRENKYMFLLLMKKYDCIKKEELLNIFRAKSSRSINYNVKKAEEKFLINKEFRDKYLYVEEEIEKML from the coding sequence TTGTATGATAGATACTATAAGATAATCGAGTTATTATGCCAGTATCATGGAATTGACATAAATGAGCATAAAGATTTTTTGAAAAGCAGAGAAAATAAATATATGTTTTTGTTATTGATGAAGAAGTATGACTGTATAAAAAAAGAAGAATTGTTAAACATATTTAGAGCTAAGTCTTCTAGAAGTATTAATTATAATGTAAAAAAGGCTGAAGAAAAGTTTTTAATAAATAAGGAATTCAGAGATAAATATCTATATGTTGAAGAAGAAATAGAAAAAATGCTATAA
- a CDS encoding DUF1934 domain-containing protein: protein MKKKAIISIASNQVPADKEDLIEVVTPGEFFIKEDGYEAIYDETEISGMEGTKTKISITSNELILEREGTTATKMNFQKDNSSVSLYNTPYGMLELKIDTKDLKINIDEHGGDVFIDYNLSVSGQESNNTQLKINIKTKN, encoded by the coding sequence ATGAAGAAGAAGGCAATAATTTCAATAGCAAGTAATCAAGTGCCAGCTGATAAAGAAGATCTAATTGAAGTAGTAACTCCAGGGGAGTTTTTTATTAAAGAGGATGGATACGAAGCAATATATGATGAAACAGAAATATCAGGCATGGAAGGAACAAAGACTAAAATCTCTATAACTTCGAATGAGTTGATTCTTGAAAGAGAAGGTACTACTGCCACAAAGATGAACTTTCAAAAAGATAATAGTTCAGTAAGCCTTTATAATACACCTTATGGAATGTTAGAACTTAAAATAGACACCAAAGATTTAAAGATAAATATAGATGAGCATGGTGGAGATGTATTTATTGATTACAATTTGAGTGTAAGTGGTCAAGAAAGTAATAATACTCAACTAAAAATAAATATAAAGACAAAAAACTAG
- the spoIIR gene encoding stage II sporulation protein R codes for MKKILFIVTIIFSLTIGIFSYNTLNKITVYGQEDGSSVSDEIKDKLIRFHVIANSDDKKDQELKLKVRDEILKYITPKLKDSKSIDESRKILKENDEQIKKIASKVIKDNGYTYAVNSTLDHENFPVKTYGNITLPQGNYEAYRVIIGSGKGQNWWCVMFPPLCFIDITKGQVSYDETEKQMKRVLTDKEYDEVNNQGKLGSDSSSNKVVFKFKIKEIFDDIIKKI; via the coding sequence ATGAAAAAAATATTATTTATTGTAACTATTATATTCTCATTAACAATAGGCATATTTTCTTATAATACTTTAAACAAGATAACTGTATATGGTCAGGAAGATGGAAGTTCCGTAAGTGATGAAATAAAAGATAAACTAATAAGATTTCATGTAATAGCAAATAGTGATGATAAAAAGGATCAGGAACTAAAACTTAAGGTAAGAGATGAAATATTAAAATATATAACACCAAAGTTAAAAGATTCAAAATCAATAGATGAATCAAGGAAGATATTAAAGGAAAACGATGAGCAAATAAAGAAGATCGCAAGTAAAGTAATAAAGGATAATGGGTATACCTATGCAGTAAATAGCACACTAGATCATGAAAATTTTCCGGTAAAAACTTATGGTAATATAACATTGCCTCAAGGTAATTATGAGGCTTACAGGGTTATAATTGGATCTGGAAAAGGACAAAATTGGTGGTGTGTTATGTTTCCACCTCTATGCTTCATAGACATAACAAAGGGACAAGTTTCCTATGATGAAACGGAAAAGCAAATGAAAAGAGTTTTAACAGATAAAGAGTATGATGAAGTGAATAACCAAGGTAAATTAGGTAGTGATAGCTCTAGCAATAAGGTTGTATTCAAATTTAAAATAAAAGAAATATTTGATGATATTATAAAAAAGATATAG
- the ispE gene encoding 4-(cytidine 5'-diphospho)-2-C-methyl-D-erythritol kinase, which yields MILKAYAKINIALDVIGKREDGYHLLKMIMQTIDLYDVIHINKELSNNDIIITCDNQFIPTDSRNLCYKAAKLFKEKYNISSGVKIDIIKNIPMSAGMAGGSTDAAAVIKGMNDIFEINATEEELLALGLQIGADVPYCMKGGTALCEGIGEQIKPLKPFKNYILVVVKPPFGVSTKEVYGLLDIKRIYKHPRINNLIHEMNSGNIKFVAENMKNVLENVTIRKHPLIKGIKDSMINLGCLGTLMSGSGPTVFAFFEDMVKAQNCYEKMKERYRDVYITRTI from the coding sequence ATGATACTAAAAGCTTATGCTAAAATAAATATAGCCTTAGATGTTATTGGTAAAAGAGAGGATGGCTATCATTTATTAAAAATGATAATGCAAACAATTGATTTATATGATGTTATTCATATTAATAAAGAATTGAGTAATAATGATATAATTATAACTTGTGATAACCAGTTTATACCAACTGATAGTAGGAATCTTTGCTATAAAGCCGCTAAACTTTTTAAAGAAAAGTATAATATTTCAAGCGGTGTTAAAATTGATATAATAAAAAACATACCCATGTCTGCAGGTATGGCTGGCGGAAGTACAGATGCTGCAGCTGTAATTAAAGGTATGAATGATATATTTGAAATCAATGCAACGGAAGAAGAGTTGTTGGCTTTGGGGCTCCAGATAGGCGCGGATGTACCTTACTGCATGAAAGGTGGAACAGCGCTTTGTGAAGGTATAGGAGAGCAAATTAAGCCACTAAAACCTTTTAAAAATTATATATTAGTTGTTGTTAAACCACCATTTGGTGTTTCTACTAAAGAAGTATATGGGTTACTAGATATAAAACGTATCTATAAGCACCCTAGAATAAATAATTTAATCCATGAGATGAACTCAGGTAATATAAAATTTGTAGCTGAAAATATGAAAAATGTACTAGAAAATGTAACTATCAGAAAGCACCCGTTAATAAAAGGAATAAAAGATAGTATGATTAATTTAGGTTGTTTAGGAACATTGATGAGTGGCAGTGGACCTACAGTTTTTGCTTTCTTTGAGGATATGGTAAAAGCTCAAAATTGCTATGAAAAGATGAAAGAAAGATATAGAGATGTATATATAACTAGAACAATTTAA
- the cphA gene encoding cyanophycin synthetase codes for MKLVKEIVYDGKNVYSHKKCIRADVDLEGYCEIPSKDIPNFNDTLVKMLPELNKHRCGIDEDNGFVTRLKEGTYLAHICEHITIAIQNILGIDVAYGKAREIKDDLYYMIIQYEHKNTALGAIYLAIDLINSLIEQKTINLEERLEYLKQTMSQEMMGPSTKAICDAAQKRKLPVLKLGDGGMYQIGYGKQGRVIAAALGDSTRCIGADIACDKMLTKQLLKAQFIPVAIGEKVFNTIDLLQKADDIGYPVVLKPQFGNKGKGVILNITDQKSLLKAYKAINSDYKDIIIEKYVKGEDYRVCVVNNKVIAAAKRLPPFVIGDGSANIKDLIRNLNSDPRRGEKHEKPLTKVKMDECLISCIKKQGFNISSIPVKGERVFLRENANLSTGGISIDCTDEICEENIKLCIRVAKTIGLDICGIDICTEDISEPISGKGIIVEVNAAPGIRMHHYPTFGKERDVAGAIVDMMYEGNPKNIPVISVTGTNGKTTTTRLISHVISLMGYSVGMTTTSGVVINGEYIDTGDDTGPKSAKSVLLNKDVDVAVLETARGGIVRNGLAYDVADVGIITNITEDHLGIDNIDTMEQLAFAKALVAEAIKEEGYAVINVDDIWSIRVLDRIKDKKKILFSMNRDNQYIRENIMQGNPVVYASDGAIYVENNNKRYTVCMIKDIPITKNGNLKYNIYNSLAACSALVGINLDYAIIAKGLTTFLGDENSNPGRFNEYDINGTKVILDYGHNIDGYTCVLDALKGMPHNRLIGVIGVPGDRKDESIQKLGALSAQFLDKIYIKEDLDKRGRREGEVADILLKGALDYKSKKDIHVILDEVVALDNALSDSVPGDVIVVFFEEFERLVNYIKDKSEEVVDLIELENVVHM; via the coding sequence ATGAAGCTTGTTAAAGAAATAGTTTATGATGGGAAGAATGTATATTCCCATAAGAAATGCATAAGAGCAGATGTTGATTTGGAAGGTTATTGCGAGATTCCAAGTAAAGATATTCCTAATTTTAATGATACTCTTGTTAAGATGTTACCAGAATTAAATAAGCATAGATGTGGAATTGATGAGGATAATGGTTTTGTAACCAGATTAAAAGAAGGTACATATCTTGCTCATATATGCGAACATATTACTATTGCTATTCAAAATATATTAGGTATAGATGTAGCTTATGGGAAAGCCAGAGAGATAAAAGATGACCTGTATTATATGATAATCCAATATGAACATAAAAATACGGCATTAGGAGCTATATATCTTGCCATAGATTTAATAAATTCTTTGATAGAGCAAAAAACAATTAACTTAGAAGAAAGATTAGAATACTTAAAACAAACAATGTCACAAGAGATGATGGGACCTAGTACTAAAGCAATTTGTGATGCGGCTCAAAAAAGAAAACTTCCTGTTCTTAAGCTTGGAGATGGCGGAATGTATCAAATAGGGTACGGGAAGCAAGGGCGAGTCATAGCTGCAGCTTTAGGTGATTCGACTAGATGCATAGGTGCTGACATAGCTTGTGATAAGATGCTTACAAAACAGCTTTTAAAGGCACAATTTATTCCTGTTGCTATAGGTGAAAAAGTGTTCAATACTATAGATTTATTGCAAAAAGCGGATGATATAGGATACCCAGTAGTATTAAAACCCCAATTTGGAAACAAAGGTAAGGGGGTTATCCTTAATATAACTGATCAAAAGTCGTTGCTTAAAGCTTATAAAGCTATAAATAGTGACTATAAAGATATAATTATTGAAAAGTATGTTAAAGGAGAAGATTATAGAGTTTGCGTTGTAAACAATAAAGTAATAGCTGCAGCAAAAAGGTTACCTCCTTTTGTAATAGGAGATGGAAGTGCTAATATTAAAGATTTAATAAGAAATTTAAATAGCGATCCTAGAAGAGGAGAAAAACATGAAAAGCCATTAACAAAAGTTAAGATGGATGAATGTTTAATTAGCTGTATAAAAAAACAAGGCTTCAATATTTCATCTATACCGGTAAAAGGTGAAAGAGTATTTTTGAGAGAGAACGCTAATTTATCTACAGGAGGTATATCAATAGATTGTACTGATGAGATATGTGAAGAAAATATAAAGTTGTGTATAAGAGTGGCGAAAACTATAGGGTTAGATATTTGTGGAATAGATATATGCACAGAAGATATATCAGAACCAATTTCAGGTAAAGGAATCATAGTGGAAGTAAATGCAGCTCCTGGAATTAGGATGCATCATTATCCAACTTTTGGAAAAGAAAGAGATGTGGCTGGAGCGATTGTAGATATGATGTATGAAGGAAATCCGAAGAATATCCCAGTTATTTCTGTAACTGGTACTAATGGAAAGACTACTACAACTAGGTTGATATCTCATGTAATAAGTCTTATGGGATATAGTGTTGGGATGACAACTACTTCAGGGGTAGTTATAAACGGAGAATATATTGATACTGGTGATGATACTGGTCCTAAAAGCGCAAAATCAGTATTGTTAAATAAAGATGTAGATGTAGCGGTGCTTGAAACTGCTAGAGGTGGAATAGTTAGAAATGGATTGGCTTATGATGTTGCAGATGTAGGTATTATAACAAACATTACTGAAGATCATCTGGGTATAGATAACATAGATACAATGGAACAGTTAGCTTTTGCAAAAGCTTTAGTTGCTGAAGCTATTAAAGAAGAAGGGTATGCTGTTATCAATGTAGATGATATATGGAGTATTAGGGTTTTAGATAGAATAAAAGATAAAAAGAAGATATTATTCTCTATGAATAGAGATAACCAATATATTAGAGAAAATATTATGCAAGGCAATCCTGTTGTTTATGCTTCTGATGGAGCTATATATGTTGAAAATAATAATAAAAGATATACAGTTTGTATGATAAAAGATATTCCTATAACTAAAAATGGAAATTTAAAGTATAATATATATAATTCCTTAGCAGCATGTAGCGCATTAGTCGGTATAAATTTAGATTATGCTATAATTGCTAAAGGCCTAACAACTTTCCTCGGTGATGAAAATTCTAATCCGGGAAGATTTAATGAGTATGATATAAATGGAACTAAGGTGATTTTAGATTATGGCCATAATATAGATGGATATACTTGTGTTTTGGATGCGTTAAAAGGTATGCCGCATAATAGACTAATAGGAGTAATAGGCGTTCCGGGTGATAGAAAAGATGAGAGTATACAAAAATTAGGCGCTTTATCAGCTCAGTTTCTAGATAAGATATATATAAAAGAAGATTTAGATAAAAGAGGACGAAGAGAAGGAGAAGTCGCAGATATTCTCTTGAAAGGTGCCTTGGACTATAAATCTAAAAAAGATATACATGTAATACTTGATGAAGTAGTAGCATTAGATAATGCTTTAAGTGATTCAGTTCCTGGTGATGTAATAGTAGTATTTTTTGAAGAGTTTGAAAGATTAGTTAATTATATCAAAGATAAGTCTGAAGAAGTTGTTGATTTAATTGAGTTAGAAAATGTAGTTCATATGTAA
- a CDS encoding cyanophycinase translates to MNIKSEGNLIIIGGAEDKEGNKEILKYVCSKIDKENDVLAVATIATEKPEEAKDKYKKVFTELGVKKIEILDVQHRDDCSLQKNINIVREASIIFFTGGDQLRITSIIGGTPIYQEIISASERGCYMVGTSAGASVMSDTMIVTGDDEESPRKCTLKMSPGLGLVKNIIVDQHFSQRGRIGRLLGGVAQNPQALGIGIDEDTAIVIRKDDHLKVIGSGAVYILDGSQITYTNVSEQHQDDLLSIFNVKMHVLAKGHRFDLVSKAPFEEENN, encoded by the coding sequence GTGAATATAAAATCTGAAGGAAATTTAATCATTATAGGAGGAGCAGAAGATAAAGAGGGAAATAAAGAGATATTGAAATATGTATGTTCTAAAATAGATAAAGAAAATGATGTATTGGCTGTGGCTACTATTGCTACAGAAAAACCTGAGGAGGCAAAAGATAAATATAAAAAAGTCTTTACGGAATTAGGCGTTAAAAAAATAGAAATATTGGATGTGCAACATAGAGATGACTGTTCTCTTCAAAAAAATATAAATATAGTAAGAGAAGCTTCTATAATATTTTTTACTGGAGGAGATCAGTTAAGAATAACAAGTATAATTGGAGGAACACCAATATATCAGGAGATAATTAGTGCTTCTGAAAGAGGTTGCTATATGGTTGGCACTTCAGCAGGAGCATCTGTTATGAGTGACACCATGATTGTGACTGGAGATGATGAGGAATCTCCTAGAAAATGTACTTTGAAAATGTCTCCAGGACTTGGACTTGTGAAAAATATCATAGTAGACCAGCATTTTTCTCAACGAGGAAGAATAGGAAGACTTCTAGGTGGAGTGGCGCAAAATCCTCAAGCTTTAGGAATAGGCATTGATGAGGATACTGCTATAGTTATACGCAAGGATGATCATCTTAAAGTTATAGGCTCAGGTGCTGTGTATATTTTGGATGGAAGCCAAATAACATATACGAATGTTTCTGAGCAGCATCAAGATGATTTGCTTAGTATTTTTAATGTAAAAATGCATGTTCTAGCTAAAGGACATAGATTTGATCTAGTTAGTAAGGCACCTTTTGAGGAGGAAAATAATTAA
- a CDS encoding DUF3794 and LysM peptidoglycan-binding domain-containing protein: MAGLDVIKENIEYERLFSISSSDAVLKGEYLIPDTHPDVVRILTVEAKPVITNKEVVQERVYVEGQVEYNVIYLAKEDEGLGVHTITYSDKFANYIDVAGAEHRMVCDAESEVEHINSNIINERKVSLECIFSTKCTVYKKDNFEFVKDIEGSGDIEVKKRVEAFDKLVYEKGFDLSTKASLQIGMDKPQIGKIIKINVQLHKKEIRALDGKVQISCYCKLDLLYKAADSRELVPIEDDLFLTKEEDAESVSSAMITDGEFRVTGTEYSISQDDLGEARTLDIEVLLGGQLKVYSKDDLEIIEDAYSPVRNMELKKDDVEMTVLHGQGNNETIIKDNLEPEGNSNEPLQILSTTGEVVSLENKIVDNKVVIDGIVNVNVIYKTADAENNVANMKSEIPFTTTVDIQDIKDNMKSIVKAWIESLQASIEAHTIAIKAVINASAKIYLLSKKQYISEVEEKEGEVAGKKASITIYSVQKHDTLWSLAKKFNTTMAELLKINNLEGPDSICVNQKLIIPGRAVI, encoded by the coding sequence TTGGCAGGATTAGATGTGATAAAAGAGAATATCGAATACGAACGACTTTTCAGTATAAGCTCATCTGATGCAGTATTGAAAGGTGAATACTTAATTCCGGATACCCATCCGGATGTGGTGAGAATACTTACCGTAGAGGCTAAACCTGTTATTACTAATAAGGAAGTAGTACAAGAGAGGGTTTATGTTGAAGGGCAGGTAGAGTACAATGTAATCTATTTAGCAAAAGAAGATGAAGGATTAGGAGTCCATACAATTACTTATAGCGATAAGTTTGCAAACTATATTGATGTTGCCGGCGCTGAACATAGAATGGTATGCGATGCAGAGAGTGAAGTTGAACATATTAATTCAAACATAATAAATGAAAGAAAAGTTAGCTTAGAATGTATTTTTTCAACAAAATGCACTGTGTACAAGAAAGATAACTTTGAATTTGTAAAAGATATTGAAGGCTCTGGCGATATTGAAGTTAAAAAAAGAGTTGAAGCATTTGATAAACTTGTTTATGAAAAAGGTTTTGATTTATCAACTAAAGCAAGTTTACAAATTGGAATGGATAAACCACAGATAGGAAAAATCATCAAAATAAATGTACAGCTTCATAAAAAAGAAATAAGGGCTTTAGATGGTAAAGTTCAAATATCTTGTTACTGCAAGTTAGACCTATTATACAAAGCTGCAGATTCGAGAGAATTAGTTCCTATAGAGGATGACTTATTTTTAACAAAAGAAGAAGATGCAGAGAGTGTTTCTTCAGCTATGATTACTGATGGGGAATTTAGAGTTACAGGAACTGAATACAGCATTAGTCAAGATGACTTAGGCGAAGCTAGAACTCTCGATATTGAAGTATTACTAGGTGGACAATTAAAAGTATATAGCAAAGATGATTTAGAAATAATTGAAGATGCATATTCTCCAGTTAGAAATATGGAACTAAAGAAAGATGATGTAGAGATGACTGTGCTACATGGTCAAGGAAATAATGAGACTATTATAAAGGACAATCTAGAGCCTGAAGGAAATTCTAATGAACCATTACAGATCTTAAGCACTACTGGAGAAGTGGTTTCGTTAGAAAATAAAATTGTTGATAATAAGGTTGTTATCGATGGTATCGTAAATGTTAATGTAATATACAAGACTGCTGATGCAGAGAATAATGTTGCAAATATGAAGTCTGAAATTCCGTTTACTACAACTGTAGATATACAAGATATAAAAGATAATATGAAATCTATAGTGAAAGCATGGATAGAAAGTCTTCAAGCATCCATAGAAGCACATACAATTGCTATAAAGGCAGTTATAAATGCAAGCGCTAAAATATATCTTTTGAGCAAGAAACAATATATTTCAGAGGTAGAAGAAAAAGAGGGAGAAGTTGCAGGTAAGAAAGCATCTATAACAATCTACTCTGTACAGAAACACGATACTCTTTGGAGCTTAGCAAAGAAGTTTAATACTACAATGGCTGAGTTATTAAAGATAAATAATCTAGAAGGACCAGATTCGATTTGTGTAAATCAAAAGCTTATAATACCTGGAAGGGCTGTAATATAG
- a CDS encoding Veg family protein, with translation MEKSKTLSSIRKDIEGHIGEKVILRANGGRRKVLVNNGVLESVYPSIFVIRLETDTQRTVTYSYSDVLTKTVQLVFKG, from the coding sequence ATGGAAAAGAGTAAGACATTATCTTCCATAAGGAAAGACATAGAAGGTCATATTGGTGAAAAAGTTATACTTAGAGCTAATGGAGGACGAAGAAAGGTTCTAGTTAATAATGGTGTGCTTGAGAGTGTGTACCCAAGTATATTTGTTATTAGATTAGAAACTGACACCCAAAGGACTGTGACATATAGTTATTCAGATGTATTGACAAAAACTGTACAGCTTGTATTTAAAGGATAA